Genomic DNA from Streptomyces venezuelae:
ATGCCCATCGCCATGCTGCTGCTGTTCAACTACGTCTTCGGCGGCACGATGTCCGCCGGGATGGACGGCACGGGAGGCCAGGGCTCCGGCGACTACATCGACTACCTCGTCCCCGGCATCCTGCTCATGGCCGTCGGCTCCGGCGTCCTGCCCACCACGGTCGGCGTCTGCACGGACATGACCGAGGGCATCGTGGCCCGGTTCCGCACCATGCCGATCAACGGCTCCTCGATCCTCACCGGCCGGGCCGTCGGCGCCGTCATCCAGACGATGCTCACCATCGTCTTCGTCATCGGCGTCGCCTTTCTGATCGGTTTCCGGTCCGGTGCCGAGCCGATCGAGTGGGCCGCGTCGGCCGGTCTGCTGATGCTCATGAGCACCGCCCTCACCTGGCTCGCCGTCGCGCTCGGCCAGCTCGTCAAGGCACCGGAGGCGGCGAGCAGCGTCGCCCTGCCCTTCTCCTTCCTGCTGCCCTTCCTCAGCAGCGTCTTCGTGCCGCTCGACTCGATGCCGGGCTGGCTGCGCCACTTCGCCGAATGGCAGCCGTACACCGCCTTCACCGAGACCCTCCGCGGGCTGCTGACCGGCACCGAGATCGGCAGGTTCGGTCCGCTCGCGGTGGGCTGGGGCGTCGCCATCGCCCTGCTCGGCTTCCTCTGGGCGCGCTCCCTGTTCAAGCGCGGCGCCACGCGCTGAACCCGCACGACCTCGGACCCCGCGGAGCCACGGGGGTGCCTCGCGGAGAGGGCCGCGCGACGACAGCGTCGCGCGGCCCTCGGCTTCTGTACGCCGCGTCCATCGATCTCCGCCGGTTGTCGGTCCTCGCCAACTCGGCGAAGGCACGGACCGCGCCCGCCAGTGTGCTCGTACGGCAGCGGCGCAGAGGCGCTACGGTGCATGTGAGCGAGCCGCCGCGCACCGGAGAATCCCTTGAGCGCACCTGGAAAGGCCTGCGCGGGCCGCCGCTGTGACGTGACTCTCGGCCGACCGAGGGCGCCGTTGGCCCTGACGCTGCATACTGTTTTGTGGAAACCCCATAACTTCGGGCGGCCTGAGCCGTCACTTCTTCATGGCTCTGGCCCGCTTCTGTCCGGGGGTGCCAGGAAAACGGCCCGGAGACTGTTCATAGTCGACGGTCCGTTTCCCGGGGCGCCCTCCGTAAGGTCGCTACATGACCGTTTTGGACGAGACCGCTTCCTCCGGGGGCGAGCCCACCGACTCGCGCGGCCGCGTGGCCGAGCTGCACGAGATCCGTGCGGAGGCACTGCGCGGGCCGAGCGAGAAGGCGACCGAGGCCCAGCACGCCAAGGGCAAGCTGACCGCCCGCGAGCGGATCGAGCTGCTCCTCGACCCCGACTCGTTCAACGAGGTCGAGCAGCTGCGCCGGCACCGGGCCACGGGCTTCGGCCTGGAGGCCAAGAAGCCGTACACGGACGGTGTCATCACCGGCTGGGGCACGGTGGAGGGCCGCACGGTCTTCGTCTACGCCCACGACTTCCGCATCTTCGGCGGCGCGCTCGGCGAGGCGCACGCCACGAAGATCCACAAGATCATGGACATGGCCATCGCGGCCGGTGCCCCGCTGGTCTCCCTCAACGACGGGGCGGGCGCCCGTATCCAGGAGGGCGTCTCGGCGCTGGCCGGCTACGGCGGCATCTTCCAGCGCAACACCAAGGCCTCCGGTGTCATCCCGCAGATCAGCGTGATGCTCGGCCCGTGCGCGGGTGGCGCGGCGTACTCGCCCGCCCTCACCGACTTCGTCTTCATGGTCCGCGACACCTCGCAGATGTTCATCACCGGCCCGGACGTCGTCCGCGCGGTGACCGGCGAGGAGATCACGCAGAACGGCCTCGGCGGCGCCGACGTGCACGCCGAGACCTCCGGCGTCTGCCACTTCGCGTACGACGACGAAGAGACCTGCCTGGCCGAGGTCCGCTACCTGATCTCGATGCTCCCCTCCAACAACCGGGAGAACCCGCCGGTCCACGAGTCGGAGGACCCGGTCGAGCGCCGCTCGGACGTCCTCCTCGACCTGGTCCCCGCGGACGGCAACCGGCCGTACGACATGACGAAGGTCATCGAGGAGCTCGTCGACGACGGCGACTACCTGGAGGTCCACGAGCGCTGGGCGCGCAACATCATCTGCGCCCTGGCCCGTCTCGACGGCCAGGTCGTCGGCATCGTCGCCAACCAGCCGCAGGCACTGGCCGGTGTCCTCGACATCGAGGCCTCCGAGAAGGCCGCGCGCTTCGTGCAGATGTGCGACGCCTTCAACATCCCGATCCTCACCCTGCTCGACGTGCCCGGCTTCCTGCCCGGCGTCGACCAGGAGCACGGCGGCATCATCCGCCACGGCGCCAAGCTCCTGTACGCGTACTGCAACGCCACCGTCCCGCGGATCTCGCTGATCCTGCGCAAGGCGTACGGCGGCGCGTACATCGTCATGGACAGCCAGTCGATCGGCGCG
This window encodes:
- a CDS encoding ABC transporter permease — its product is MSTVTTPATTTTSAVTRTHVPAPTSALQNSLTMLRRNLRHARRYPAMTISLVSMPIAMLLLFNYVFGGTMSAGMDGTGGQGSGDYIDYLVPGILLMAVGSGVLPTTVGVCTDMTEGIVARFRTMPINGSSILTGRAVGAVIQTMLTIVFVIGVAFLIGFRSGAEPIEWAASAGLLMLMSTALTWLAVALGQLVKAPEAASSVALPFSFLLPFLSSVFVPLDSMPGWLRHFAEWQPYTAFTETLRGLLTGTEIGRFGPLAVGWGVAIALLGFLWARSLFKRGATR
- a CDS encoding acyl-CoA carboxylase subunit beta translates to MTVLDETASSGGEPTDSRGRVAELHEIRAEALRGPSEKATEAQHAKGKLTARERIELLLDPDSFNEVEQLRRHRATGFGLEAKKPYTDGVITGWGTVEGRTVFVYAHDFRIFGGALGEAHATKIHKIMDMAIAAGAPLVSLNDGAGARIQEGVSALAGYGGIFQRNTKASGVIPQISVMLGPCAGGAAYSPALTDFVFMVRDTSQMFITGPDVVRAVTGEEITQNGLGGADVHAETSGVCHFAYDDEETCLAEVRYLISMLPSNNRENPPVHESEDPVERRSDVLLDLVPADGNRPYDMTKVIEELVDDGDYLEVHERWARNIICALARLDGQVVGIVANQPQALAGVLDIEASEKAARFVQMCDAFNIPILTLLDVPGFLPGVDQEHGGIIRHGAKLLYAYCNATVPRISLILRKAYGGAYIVMDSQSIGADLTYAWPTNEIAVMGAEGAANVIFRRQIAAAEDPEAMRARMVKEYKAELMHPYYAAERGLVDDVIDPAETREVLIKSLAMLRNKHADLPSRKHGNPPQ